A stretch of DNA from Acidobacteriota bacterium:
GGTCACGGTCGTCGAATTTCTCGACCCCGAGTGCGAATCCTGCGCCGCGTTTGGGCCGACGGTCAAGAAGGTGATGAGTGAGTTTCAGGGCAATGTCCGGCTCGTCATTCGCTATATGCCCTTCCACAAAAATTCCCGGCTTGCCGCAGCATATCTTGAGGCCGCCGGCGAGCAGGGCAAGTATTGGGAAATGATGGATAAGATGTTCGTCAATCAATCGATGTGGGGCGAGATCCACGGCGGCGGACCGCAGCCCGCACGGCCCGAACCGAGCACGCTTTTTGATAAATGGGCGGGCGAGCTTGGGCTTAATATGGAGCAACTCAAAGCTTCGGTCGGCGACCCGAAGCACAACCAAAAGGTCGAGCGCGACTTTGCCGACGGCCGTGCGGCCGGTGTTCGCGGAACGCCGACGTTTTTCGTCAATGGCCGCCGGATGCTTCGCCTGAGCGAGCCCGAGCTGCGGTCGATGATCCAACAGGAAATGAACCGCTAGACCGCTGCAATTTTATGTACAAGGGGTTTTCAGAGCCGCGGCGAGTGGTGATAACGGGCATGGGCTGCGCGACGCCGCTCGGCATCGGCCGCGACGCATTTTGGGAATCGCTTCGCGAGGGCAGGAGCGGCACGCGGACGATCAGCGGCTTTGATGCCTCTGGCTTCAAGGTCCGCGTTGCTGGCGAGGTCGAGGGGCTTGATATCGATTCGCTCCTCTCGCCGCAGGATCGCAAACACGTTCCCCGAACAGTTCCGCTTGCGCTTATATCTGCGACCGAGGCATTGGCCGATTCCGGCATTGATCCTGCGCAACTCACGGAAGGAGAGCAGCGAGCTTTTGGCGTCGTTATCGGTACCGGCGGCGGCGGGCTCGCATTTACTGAGCGGCAGTTCGGCCACTGGTTTTCCGGAAACGAAAAGAAGGGCAGTATCTACACCATTCCCTCGTCAACGCACGGCGGGCTTTCATCCGAGCTTTCGATGCGTTTCTCGCTCCATGGGCTTTCCCATGTCATTTCGACCGGCTGCACGTCCTCGACCGATGCCATCTTTTACGCCGCCGAACACATCGCACTCGGCCGCGTCGACCGGATGCTTGCCGGCGGTGTCGATTCGCCGATCGCTCCCGGCATCTTGCGCGGATTTGAGGTGATGACGGTCGTCACCGATAAATGGAACGACGAGCCGGAGCGGGCCTCGCGGCCATTTTCGCTTGATCGCTCGGGCATCGTCATCTCAGAAGGTTCGTGGATCTTTGTCCTTGAGGACTACGAATCGGCCCGCCGCCGCGGTGCTGAGATCTATGCCGAGGTCGCGGGCTACGGAGCGACGTGCGATGCCTATCATCGCGTCCGGCTTGAGGAGAATGGCGTCGAGCCCGCACGCGCAATGTCCCTTGCGATGGCCGATGCCGGCGTCAGACGCGAGGAGATAGGTTACGTAAATCTCCACGGCACGAGCACGCAACTCAACGACCGCATCGAAACGCGGGCGGTCAAGATCGCGCTCGGCGATCACGCTTACGGCGTGCCGATGTCCGCGACCAAATCTCAGGTCGGCCATCCGCAGGGAGCCGCCGGAGCCGCCGGCATCGCCTCTACGCTGATGACGCTCAAGACGGGCGTCGTCGCCCCGACCATCAACCTCGACGAACCCGACCCGGCCTGCGACCTCAACTACACCCCAAACACAGCCCGCGAGTATGATGTAAATATTGCACTCTGCAACTGCATCGGCTTCGGGTCAAAGAACTCCGCTCTGGTTTTACGAAAAATTTAGCCACAGAGAGCACAGAGGACATGGAGTTTTTATGGATCGATGTTCGTGATCGATTTTCCTAAGAATGATAAACAGCGACAAAGATTTCTCCGTTCTCTCTGTGCCCTCTGTGGCAAAATAAAATATCGAGCTCTAAAATTAAAGAGTGCGGCCTTATTGGTCGGCCGCACTCGGTAGGTATTTATGGTAGGTGATAAAGACAGGTATAAGGTGTTGCTCAGAAATTCTCCGGCCGCACCGTGGAAGGGTAATAGAAGGGACCCGAGGTCCTAAAACTCTCGGTGTCAAACTTTCTCCGCGCGCCGCACTCAAGGCAGGACCGATAGGAGACGTTCCTTTCGGAAAAGGGCCGGCTCAAACGTTTGTGCCAGCATCCGAAGAGTTTTCCTATGATGCCGATCCGCTTTACCCGGGTTGCACCGTCGGCAGAGGCCGCGGGGCTGTAGTTAACCGAGTTTTCGATAACGTTTTGCATGTATCCCTTTCCTTGCTTCCCACACCCGTTTATTAACGCGTGATTTCCGCTGTAAGTAGAACGCTCAACGGGGAAAGTTTTTGCATTATTTAAGATGTTTCGTACCCCGCTTTGGTTTTCCCTATTTCAATAGACGCAAAAGAGCGACGAATCTTTCTCTTCGATCGTATATTCGGTAAACTCGTGTTAAACGATTCAGGAGAAGCCGATGACCTCACTTTGTATCAAGACAGTCCTAGTAGCGCTGATTTCCATTTTTTTCGCCTCTCCGGCATTTGCTTGGGACGACGTCGGCCACAAGATAACCGGCTATATAGCCTGGCAGCGGATGTCGCCGAAGGCCCGCGAGAACGTTATCAAGATACTCCGTTCGGCACCGGAAGACTCGCACCTTTCGGTTTACTATCAGTCCTACGGAGTTCGCTCCGAGGCGGACAAGCAGCTTGAATATTTCATGCTCGTGCCGACCTGGGCAGACATCGTCCGCGACCGAGCATTCCCGGTCCGCTATGAGAAATATCACAAGGGCGATTGGCACTATACGTCGGTCTTTTGGCGAGAGGTCGGCGGCCGGGCCGAGTTGATCGCGGACAAAAGGCCGGACGGCCAGGCGATAGAAAAGCTCGCCGAATTTGAAAAGGCGCTTCGCGACCCGGCTGTGAGCGACAAGGACAAAGCGATCGCCCTTGCTTGGTTTCTCCATATCGGCGGAGACATCCACCAACCGCTTCATACCTCAAGCCGCGTGACGGACCGCGAGCCGAACGGCGACCTCGGCGGCAACACCGTTCAGATCACACCCGAAGGCACGCCGCGAGCCGATCAGCAAAATCTGCATTGGTTCTGGGATTCGATCGTCCCGCGGAACATTCCTTTTGATTTCGGCTTCTGTGAGGGTTGCTACGTAAAGCACATCGCCGAGGCATTCACATCACGTTACAGCATAGAGGCAGAGAAGGGCGGGCTTGCTCTTTCAAATTACACATTGTGGAAAGACGAAAGCCTCAAGCTCGCTCAGACGGAGGTCTTCCGCTCAGACCTCAAACGCTTTGAGACCCCAAGCGACGCTTACCGCCGCAACGCTCTCAGCGTTTCCGAACGCCGCCTGACCCTGGCCGGCTACCGAATGGGCGAAACGCTGAACGATATTTTCGGGAGATAAATGACGCCCAGAGAAACGCTTGAATATTTTGAAGGCCGCCGCGATGCGATCATCGAGCAGATCCGCGAGATCGTCGAGATCGAGTCGCCTTCGCATGACGCCGAGCGGAGCCGCGAGGTGGTCGATTGGGTCGAGAATGCGGCGAGGGCGACGGGACTTGATCTCGCCATTGAGCGTTACCCGACCGAGAATGACGGCGATCATCTGATTATCCGCGCGTTCCCGGGCGAAGCGAAGCCGGTGCTACTGCTTGGGCATACGGACACGGTCCATCCGGTCGGAACTAAAGCGAAGAACCCGACGCGGATCGAGGGCGACCGCTTTTACGGCTGCGGCATTTTTGATATGAAGGCGAACATCGTCTTGATGCTCGAGGCGTTTCGCTATTTCAAGACGAGCGGGACGCGGCCCTCGCGGCCGATCAATATTTTGCTTTCCTGTGATGAAGAGGTCGGCAGCTACACGGGCCGCGAATACGTTGAACGCGAGGCTAAGCTTGCCGAACACTGCCTTGTCTTTGAGCCCTCGGCTGCGGGCCGCGTAAAGACCGGCCGCAAGGGCACGGGCATGTATGTCGTCAGGGCCCACGGCGTTCCGGCCCACGCGGGGCTCGACCCCGAAAAGGGCGCAAGTGCGATACTTGAGCTCTCGCGGCAGATCGAGCGGCTCCACGCGATGAACTCGCCCGAGGCCGGCACGACAGTCAACGTTTGCACTGCAAGCGGCGGGACGACGACGAACGTCATTCCCGAACACGCCGAGTGCACCGTCGATGTCCGGTTTACGTCGATGGCCGAGGCCGAGCGGATCGACGCGGCGATAAAGGCACTCACGCCGGTCGATGAACGCGTCTCGCTTGAGGTCACAGGCGGCATCAACCGCCCGCCGATGGAACGGACCGATGCGGTAGTCGCTCTTTTTGAGAAAGCCCGCGAGACCGCCGCCTCGTTCGATTACGAGCTAGGCGAAACCCAGGTCGGCGGCGCCTCCGACGGAAACTTCGTCGGCGCCCTCGGCATCCCCGTCCTCGACGGCCTAGGCATAGCCGGCAACGGAGCCCACACGCTGAACGAACATATTTTGGTGAGCGATATTGCGAAGCGGGCAACTCTAGTAACTTTGCTTTAGGCGACCAAGGTCAATCGGACGCATAGTAGGAATTTGATTCGGAGGCATCCTGTCCGGTGAGGCCGAAGTCTTCAAACCGCAGGGCGCGAGAGTGATCCTGGGTGGGTCTTAATCTCGTGGCAACTACCCACTAGTATCAACGCCGTGAGAAGGGACGAAAGAACGTCAGGGACGCGTTGAATTGTTGGCAATAAGGGTTAAGAAAGGGCCTGTCGAAAGCGTCGAGCTACGTCCAAGTCCTATGACCGGTACCTTCAGACGGCTCTTTGTGGCGGGAGTTTCTTGATTTTAACCTTTATCCTCCTCCCCCCCCTTTATCCTTGCTTTTATGATTCTTTGGATCGCTCTTAATATGACGCCGGGGGTTGGGCCGCGGGCGGCGACGAAGCTGCTTGAGCGGTTCGGTTCGCCGGAGGGTGTTTTTGCGGCCCGGCGGCGCGAGCTTGAGGAGCTTCGGCTTCGCCCCGAGACCATTGAGAGCATAATGAAGCGCGAGTTTGAGCCGAAGGCCGGCGAAGAGCTTGACCGCGTAAAATCGCTCGGCGGCGACATCCTCGTGCTTGATGACGGCAGCTATCCGGCCTTGCTCCGTGAGATCGCCGATCCGCCAATGACGCTCTACGTCCGCGGCGACTGGCAGGCCTGTTTTGATCAGCCGTGCGTCGCGGTCGTCGGTTCGCGAAATTGCTCGACCTATGGCCGCAATGCCTCCGAGATGCTTTCGCGCGACCTCGCGGGCCAAGGCTTCACGGTCGTCTCCGGTTTTGCCCGCGGGATCGATACCTCGGCCCATCGCGGGGCGATCTCTGCCGGCGGGCGGACCATCGCTGTAATAGGCACGGGCCTTGACGATCCTTATCCAAAAGAAAATCAAAAGCTCGCCGATGAGATCATCGCCGAGGGCGGCGCCATCGTCTCTCAGTTTCCGCTCGGCACGCCGCCGCTAAAGGAAAATTTCCCTTACCGCAATCGGATCATCAGCGGCCTGAGCCTCGCTGTTGTTCTGGTCGAGGCCTCGGAGCGGAGCGGTTCGCTGATCACTGCCCGGTTGGCGACCGAGCAGGGCCGTGAAGTGATGGCCGTTCCGGGCAACATAACTTCGCGCACATCGATCGGCACAAACTACCTGATCAAAGCCGGCGCAAAGCTCGTCCAGCAGTGGCAGGACGTCGTCGCCGAACTGCCGAACGAGATAACGGCGACCATACTCCCGCCAAAGATGGTAAAGGACGAAAACGGCACCGCCGCCTCGCAGCCCGAGCTCGAACCTTCTGGACTTTCTTCGGCCGAGAAAAAGGTCTGGCAAAATTTGCAGCCCGATGAGCCCATGCACATCGACGTCCTGCTCGAAGCGACCGGGCTATCGTTCGGCGACCTCAATAGCGCACTTGTCGGGCTCGATATCCGCGACCTCATCCGCGTCCTGCCGGGCAAGCATTACGCGAGGAGGATCTAGCCAAGCACAATGGAAAAAGCCGAGCTCGTGCAGATAACCCGCAAGCGGTCGATCCCTGAAGATGAGTTTTATCCGGCGATCAACCGGATGTATGAGCTGGTCTGGGAGCAACTTCTTCCTCCGCAAATAGAGACCGACCTGCTAAGCTCGCGTGTTGCAAAGTCGATCGTTACTCCGCCCGATGCAGAAATACCGGATTGCGTAGAATGCGGCGTCTGCTGCGCATCGCTGCTCTGTGTCGGGGTTCGGCCCGGCGAGGAACCGGATCGCGCGCTCACGTGGAGCGTTAGAAAAAGCGACGACGATGGCGAATGGGAGGTCGATCTCTACGTTCGCCGCGATGAAGAAACACTCGCCTGCGCCCAACTTGAGGGAACGCTCGGCGAGCACGCCACGTGCCGAATTTATGAGACCCGCCCAAAGATGTGCCGCGAGTTTGAGGCCGGGAGCGATCGTTGCCACGCTCTTCGTAGAGCTTATGGCATTGAACCTTTCTTGAGCCTTGATGAAATGATGTCAGCGAGGATGAAACTGGACGAACGCGACCGAACCCCGACTTCCCCCGAGATCATCACCCGTGTCGCGATCGAACGCTCGGAGCATGAACGCGAACTTTGCATCCGCGTCTCGCTTGCCGGCGGCGAGGAGCGGACCATTCATTCCTTCGATCCGGCCGCCGAAACTTGGCGGCAATTCGAGTTTGAAGGAATAAAATTAGCGACCGCCGAGGCATTGATCGCCGAGCGGAGCGCACTTTACGGGCAGTCCGATCGCCCTCCGGCGCATCCGAAAACTTAAGATTTGCCGAAACAGTTCGTATGGCGTATCGTCAAAGGGCAGATTGACAGAGTTCGCCGTGAGGTGTTAGAAGTCAGAATGTCAGAGCGTCTTTTGGATAGAGACGCATCTGACTATTTTTTTCCGATGTCAAAAAATCTTGTAATAGTAGAATCGCCGGCGAAGGCCAAAACGATAAATAAATACCTCGGGCAGGACTATACCGTTCTCGCCTCGATCGGGCACATCAAAGATCTGCCGGCCAAGGAACTTGGGGTTGATATCGAGAACAATTTTGAGCCGACCTACGAAGTAATTCCTGACACCAAAAAACGCAATAATAAGAAGATAGTCGCGGAGCTCAAGAAAGCGGCAAAGGCCAGCGAGTCGATCTTTCTCGCTGCCGACCCCGACCGCGAAGGCGAGGCCATCTGCCAGCATCTTGCCGAAGAGATTGTCCCGAAAAAAGGCGGCCAGGCCGTTTTCCGCGTGATGTTCAATGAGATTACGCGGAACGCCATCAAGGAAGCCTTCGTCGAGCCAAAACAGATCGACCGCAACCTGGTCAATGCCCAGCAAACACGCCGCGTGCTCGACCGCCTGGTCGGTTACAAGGTCTCGCCGATCCTATGGAAGTCGATCGGCGGAAAGCTCTCAGCCGGCCGCGTGCAGACGGTTGCCGTCCGTCTTGTAGTTGAACGCGAACGCGAGATCGAGGCTTTCGTCAAGACAGAATATTGGTCGATCGTCGCGAACCTCGCCGCCGCTCTTCCTCCGAACTTTGAAGCAAGGCTTTCGCGCATCGAAGACAAATCGGTCAAGACCGGAAAGTTTGATGAGGACGTCAAGCCCGGCGAAACGCACGTCAAAACGACAGATGAAGCGTCGGCGATAGTCGCAGAGGCCGAAAAGGAAGCGTTCGTCGTCGAGACCG
This window harbors:
- a CDS encoding S1/P1 nuclease, coding for MTSLCIKTVLVALISIFFASPAFAWDDVGHKITGYIAWQRMSPKARENVIKILRSAPEDSHLSVYYQSYGVRSEADKQLEYFMLVPTWADIVRDRAFPVRYEKYHKGDWHYTSVFWREVGGRAELIADKRPDGQAIEKLAEFEKALRDPAVSDKDKAIALAWFLHIGGDIHQPLHTSSRVTDREPNGDLGGNTVQITPEGTPRADQQNLHWFWDSIVPRNIPFDFGFCEGCYVKHIAEAFTSRYSIEAEKGGLALSNYTLWKDESLKLAQTEVFRSDLKRFETPSDAYRRNALSVSERRLTLAGYRMGETLNDIFGR
- a CDS encoding beta-ketoacyl-[acyl-carrier-protein] synthase family protein; this translates as MYKGFSEPRRVVITGMGCATPLGIGRDAFWESLREGRSGTRTISGFDASGFKVRVAGEVEGLDIDSLLSPQDRKHVPRTVPLALISATEALADSGIDPAQLTEGEQRAFGVVIGTGGGGLAFTERQFGHWFSGNEKKGSIYTIPSSTHGGLSSELSMRFSLHGLSHVISTGCTSSTDAIFYAAEHIALGRVDRMLAGGVDSPIAPGILRGFEVMTVVTDKWNDEPERASRPFSLDRSGIVISEGSWIFVLEDYESARRRGAEIYAEVAGYGATCDAYHRVRLEENGVEPARAMSLAMADAGVRREEIGYVNLHGTSTQLNDRIETRAVKIALGDHAYGVPMSATKSQVGHPQGAAGAAGIASTLMTLKTGVVAPTINLDEPDPACDLNYTPNTAREYDVNIALCNCIGFGSKNSALVLRKI
- a CDS encoding YkgJ family cysteine cluster protein produces the protein MEKAELVQITRKRSIPEDEFYPAINRMYELVWEQLLPPQIETDLLSSRVAKSIVTPPDAEIPDCVECGVCCASLLCVGVRPGEEPDRALTWSVRKSDDDGEWEVDLYVRRDEETLACAQLEGTLGEHATCRIYETRPKMCREFEAGSDRCHALRRAYGIEPFLSLDEMMSARMKLDERDRTPTSPEIITRVAIERSEHERELCIRVSLAGGEERTIHSFDPAAETWRQFEFEGIKLATAEALIAERSALYGQSDRPPAHPKT
- a CDS encoding thioredoxin domain-containing protein gives rise to the protein MTKEVRNLLFVGGVIVAASVIGIFLYQKSSVPAVQTIDKAEVVQTLIRPDSPTLGPENAKVTVVEFLDPECESCAAFGPTVKKVMSEFQGNVRLVIRYMPFHKNSRLAAAYLEAAGEQGKYWEMMDKMFVNQSMWGEIHGGGPQPARPEPSTLFDKWAGELGLNMEQLKASVGDPKHNQKVERDFADGRAAGVRGTPTFFVNGRRMLRLSEPELRSMIQQEMNR
- a CDS encoding M20 family metallopeptidase translates to MTPRETLEYFEGRRDAIIEQIREIVEIESPSHDAERSREVVDWVENAARATGLDLAIERYPTENDGDHLIIRAFPGEAKPVLLLGHTDTVHPVGTKAKNPTRIEGDRFYGCGIFDMKANIVLMLEAFRYFKTSGTRPSRPINILLSCDEEVGSYTGREYVEREAKLAEHCLVFEPSAAGRVKTGRKGTGMYVVRAHGVPAHAGLDPEKGASAILELSRQIERLHAMNSPEAGTTVNVCTASGGTTTNVIPEHAECTVDVRFTSMAEAERIDAAIKALTPVDERVSLEVTGGINRPPMERTDAVVALFEKARETAASFDYELGETQVGGASDGNFVGALGIPVLDGLGIAGNGAHTLNEHILVSDIAKRATLVTLL
- the dprA gene encoding DNA-protecting protein DprA; the protein is MILWIALNMTPGVGPRAATKLLERFGSPEGVFAARRRELEELRLRPETIESIMKREFEPKAGEELDRVKSLGGDILVLDDGSYPALLREIADPPMTLYVRGDWQACFDQPCVAVVGSRNCSTYGRNASEMLSRDLAGQGFTVVSGFARGIDTSAHRGAISAGGRTIAVIGTGLDDPYPKENQKLADEIIAEGGAIVSQFPLGTPPLKENFPYRNRIISGLSLAVVLVEASERSGSLITARLATEQGREVMAVPGNITSRTSIGTNYLIKAGAKLVQQWQDVVAELPNEITATILPPKMVKDENGTAASQPELEPSGLSSAEKKVWQNLQPDEPMHIDVLLEATGLSFGDLNSALVGLDIRDLIRVLPGKHYARRI